The following proteins are encoded in a genomic region of Actinomadura sp. NAK00032:
- a CDS encoding lysine 5,6-aminomutase subunit alpha — protein sequence MAPQGKLDLDPEAVRTARRLAARAAEPIIEMARSHTTVSVERALLRLAGLAGADDGGRPWANHLADAVRDQVGLEHGLALPVWDALLTGPHGSLHDLAQAAAAGRVSFRLPSGADAGHARKAAAEAARGGIARIDRRRAERDRLLAELPAPDSADPPQPLVYLIVATGDIYEDIPQAQAAAREGADVVAVIRSTGQSLLDFVPEGATREGYAGTYATRENFRLMRAALDDVSRELGRYVRLTNYASGLCMPEIAALAGLERLDMMLNDCMYGIIFRDINPRRTFIDQRFSRQVHARAGIVINTGEDNYLTTADAVDAAHTVVVSQLLNERFGHEAGLADAQLGLGHAFEIDPAVPESFRLELAHAQLVRELFPGAPLKYMPPTKHMTGNIFAGYLLDAFFNLAGVMTGQSIILIGMMTEGIHTPWLSDRDLALENVRYVRDACGSLAEDFVPRPDGMIVQRARQVLAESVDLLERIADDGLLDAIAEGTFGVTRRPPGGGKGLDGVVPRADGYFNPAIDILDTEDPHAGRAGSAAQQEVPA from the coding sequence ATGGCGCCGCAGGGAAAGCTGGACCTCGACCCGGAGGCGGTGCGCACCGCCCGGCGGCTCGCCGCCCGCGCCGCGGAACCGATCATCGAGATGGCGCGCTCGCACACCACCGTCTCGGTTGAGCGGGCCCTGCTGCGCCTGGCCGGCCTCGCCGGCGCCGACGACGGCGGGCGCCCCTGGGCCAACCACCTCGCCGACGCCGTCCGCGACCAGGTCGGCCTGGAGCACGGCCTCGCGCTCCCGGTCTGGGACGCGCTGCTGACCGGCCCGCACGGCTCCCTGCACGACCTCGCCCAGGCGGCCGCCGCGGGCCGGGTGTCGTTCCGGCTCCCGTCCGGCGCCGACGCCGGCCACGCCCGCAAGGCCGCCGCCGAGGCCGCGCGCGGCGGCATCGCCCGCATCGACCGGCGCCGCGCCGAGCGCGACCGGCTGCTGGCCGAGCTGCCCGCCCCCGACAGCGCCGACCCGCCGCAGCCGCTGGTCTACCTGATCGTGGCGACCGGCGACATCTACGAGGACATCCCGCAGGCGCAGGCCGCCGCCCGCGAGGGCGCCGACGTCGTCGCGGTGATCCGCTCCACCGGCCAGTCGCTGCTGGACTTCGTCCCCGAGGGCGCCACCCGCGAGGGCTACGCCGGCACCTACGCCACCCGCGAGAACTTCCGGCTGATGCGCGCCGCGCTGGACGACGTCTCCCGCGAGCTCGGCCGCTACGTCCGGCTGACCAACTACGCCTCCGGGCTGTGCATGCCGGAGATCGCCGCGCTCGCCGGGCTGGAGCGCCTGGACATGATGCTCAACGACTGCATGTACGGCATCATCTTCCGCGACATCAACCCCCGCCGCACCTTCATCGACCAGCGGTTCTCCCGGCAGGTCCACGCGCGCGCCGGCATCGTCATCAACACCGGCGAGGACAACTACCTCACCACCGCCGACGCGGTCGACGCCGCGCACACCGTCGTCGTCAGCCAGCTGCTCAACGAGCGGTTCGGGCACGAGGCCGGCCTCGCCGACGCCCAGCTCGGCCTCGGCCACGCCTTCGAGATCGACCCGGCGGTGCCCGAGTCGTTCCGGCTGGAGCTCGCGCACGCCCAGCTGGTCCGGGAGCTGTTCCCCGGCGCGCCGCTGAAGTACATGCCGCCCACCAAGCACATGACCGGCAACATCTTCGCCGGCTACCTGCTGGACGCCTTCTTCAACCTCGCCGGCGTGATGACCGGCCAGTCGATCATCCTGATCGGGATGATGACCGAGGGCATCCACACCCCCTGGCTGTCGGACCGCGACCTCGCGCTGGAGAACGTCCGCTACGTCCGCGACGCCTGCGGGAGCCTCGCCGAGGACTTCGTGCCCCGCCCGGACGGGATGATCGTCCAGCGCGCCCGGCAGGTGCTGGCGGAGTCGGTGGACCTGCTCGAGCGCATCGCCGACGACGGGCTCCTCGACGCGATCGCCGAGGGCACCTTCGGCGTCACGCGCCGACCGCCGGGCGGCGGCAAGGGCCTGGACGGCGTCGTCCCCCGCGCCGACGGCTACTTCAACCCCGCCATCGACATCCTCGACACCGAGGACCCGCACGCCGGCCGCGCCGGCAGCGCCGCCCAGCAGGAGGTGCCCGCATGA
- a CDS encoding DUF4239 domain-containing protein, with translation MILYCAAAACAIGVVLVASRLVRRLKGVDDPDPDGPTTAHAGAMLSALFLLAFAIAIVVPWTTADAARSNTYTESQAISEAYWAANRLPASDARHVQAELSRYVGLVRGPEWRLMEHGRLSSDGQRDLDDLRRYVIAVKADSDELKDARNAVLDHLSEISGARNQRAADARTTPPTGLLAMTLLTGVAVLLLPFLSGARPRGATLVPLSIMAALLAAGAYLTVDISHVFGGALAVGPEAFTHLQAELQRVGAGG, from the coding sequence ATGATCCTTTACTGTGCGGCCGCGGCCTGCGCGATCGGCGTGGTGCTCGTGGCGAGCCGGCTCGTCCGCCGCCTGAAGGGCGTGGACGACCCCGACCCCGACGGCCCCACCACCGCGCACGCCGGCGCGATGCTCTCGGCGCTGTTCCTGCTGGCGTTCGCCATCGCCATCGTGGTGCCGTGGACGACCGCCGACGCGGCGCGCTCCAACACCTACACCGAGAGCCAGGCGATCTCCGAGGCCTACTGGGCCGCGAACCGGCTGCCCGCGTCCGACGCGCGGCACGTCCAGGCGGAGCTGAGCCGGTACGTCGGCCTGGTCCGCGGCCCCGAGTGGCGGCTGATGGAGCACGGCCGCCTCAGCTCCGACGGCCAGCGCGACCTGGACGACCTGCGCCGCTACGTCATCGCCGTCAAGGCCGACTCCGACGAGCTCAAGGACGCCCGCAACGCCGTGCTCGACCACCTCAGCGAGATCTCCGGCGCCCGCAACCAGCGCGCCGCCGACGCCCGCACCACCCCGCCCACCGGGCTGCTCGCGATGACGCTGCTGACCGGCGTCGCGGTCCTGCTGCTGCCGTTCCTGTCGGGCGCCCGCCCGCGCGGCGCGACGCTCGTGCCGCTGTCGATCATGGCGGCGCTGCTGGCCGCCGGGGCCTACCTGACCGTCGACATCTCCCATGTCTTCGGCGGCGCCCTCGCCGTCGGCCCGGAGGCGTTCACCCACCTGCAGGCCGAGCTGCAGCGCGTCGGGGCGGGCGGCTGA
- a CDS encoding SAM-dependent methyltransferase — protein MDSEWIPPEVDSRRPSVARVYDFLLGGAHNFASDRDLATGLLRVEPQARELARANRAFLRRAVRSLAASGVAQFVDIGSGIPTQGNVHEVAQSVNPDARVVYVDNDDVAVAHSRSILAGNDQTAILQADMRRPADILADPELKRLVDLSEPVAFLLVAALHLVKPEEDPGAIVAAFRDAAAPGSHLVVSHLTHEAQPGKTAAIGKLYDRASSPAVARSHAEILRFFDGWELLDPGLVYVPLWRPDEGETVDDPERFLVYGGVGRLS, from the coding sequence ATGGACTCCGAGTGGATCCCACCCGAGGTCGACAGTCGAAGACCAAGCGTCGCACGGGTCTATGACTTTCTGCTGGGCGGAGCGCACAATTTCGCGTCGGATCGTGACCTTGCGACGGGGCTGCTGCGGGTGGAGCCGCAGGCCCGGGAGCTGGCGCGGGCGAACCGGGCGTTCCTGCGGCGCGCGGTCCGCTCTTTGGCGGCGTCGGGTGTGGCGCAGTTCGTCGACATCGGGTCGGGCATCCCCACGCAGGGCAACGTGCACGAGGTCGCGCAGAGCGTGAACCCGGACGCGCGGGTGGTGTACGTCGACAACGACGACGTCGCCGTCGCGCACAGCCGGTCGATCCTGGCGGGCAACGACCAGACCGCGATCCTGCAGGCCGACATGCGGCGCCCGGCCGACATCCTCGCCGACCCGGAGCTGAAGCGGCTGGTCGACCTGTCCGAGCCGGTGGCGTTCCTGCTGGTGGCGGCCCTGCACCTGGTCAAGCCCGAGGAGGACCCGGGCGCGATCGTCGCGGCGTTCCGCGACGCCGCGGCCCCCGGCAGCCACCTGGTGGTCTCCCACCTCACCCATGAGGCGCAGCCGGGCAAGACGGCCGCGATCGGCAAGCTCTACGACCGGGCCAGCTCCCCGGCGGTCGCCCGGTCGCACGCGGAGATCCTGCGGTTCTTCGACGGCTGGGAGCTGCTCGACCCGGGCCTGGTGTACGTGCCGCTGTGGCGCCCGGACGAGGGCGAGACCGTCGACGACCCGGAGCGGTTCCTGGTCTACGGCGGAGTCGGCCGCCTCTCCTGA
- a CDS encoding SpoIIE family protein phosphatase encodes MSEQPARPEPVTVLLAPDGRVTGWSEGAARLFARGAGEAVGAALPGLLGRPGAAEPLAAALKMAASGRPWSGVLPLSGDGVSVTCAPIACADGGTAAVLTVSPPWADGLELLNEAGRRIGSTLDLHRTAREIVAVTVPRFADAGAIYVLERLLADDDQPAAEADGSAVVRRLAVAFAEDDPSEWAREFPVNEVIVYPPSTPYARCLTAGAMVEFGGDAIQDTMALHTGRVIDGLLDHVSLLAVPLVARGRALGFAVFSRKRGRLPFAAADTALAAELAGRAATCVDNACQYRREHRTATALKAGLLPAGITVPPGLEIAHRYRPARSGVGGDWYDVVPLPGDKVAVVIGDSVGHGVTAAAAMGQLRVAAHTLASCEFPPAEVLERLDSIAQGLDAAQFATCLCMVCDPATLRCEVACAGHPPPLLALPDGTARRFAFPHGLPLGVSDCDHPPAYEQLAAEIPAGATLAFYTDGLVESRMRNVDEGIARLASALVASQSQSLEDTADGVLALLSDQQGHDDIALLLIRPAP; translated from the coding sequence ATGTCCGAACAGCCCGCACGACCGGAGCCGGTGACCGTCCTGCTCGCCCCCGACGGCAGGGTCACCGGGTGGAGCGAGGGCGCCGCCCGCCTGTTCGCCCGCGGCGCAGGTGAGGCGGTCGGCGCCGCGCTGCCCGGCCTGCTCGGCCGGCCCGGTGCCGCCGAGCCGCTCGCCGCCGCGCTGAAGATGGCCGCCTCCGGCCGCCCCTGGTCCGGGGTGCTGCCGCTGTCGGGCGACGGCGTCTCGGTCACCTGCGCCCCGATCGCGTGCGCGGACGGCGGCACCGCCGCCGTGCTGACGGTGTCGCCGCCCTGGGCCGACGGGCTGGAACTGCTCAACGAGGCGGGCCGCCGCATCGGCTCCACCCTCGACCTGCACCGCACCGCCCGCGAGATCGTCGCCGTGACCGTCCCCCGGTTCGCCGACGCCGGCGCCATCTACGTGCTGGAGCGGCTCCTCGCCGACGACGACCAGCCCGCCGCGGAGGCCGACGGCTCGGCGGTCGTGCGGCGCCTCGCGGTCGCGTTCGCCGAGGACGACCCGAGCGAGTGGGCCCGCGAGTTCCCCGTCAACGAGGTCATCGTCTACCCGCCGTCCACCCCCTACGCCCGCTGCCTGACCGCCGGCGCCATGGTCGAGTTCGGCGGCGACGCCATCCAGGACACCATGGCGCTGCACACCGGCCGCGTCATCGACGGGCTGCTGGACCACGTGTCGCTGCTGGCGGTGCCGCTGGTGGCGCGGGGCAGGGCGCTGGGGTTCGCGGTGTTCAGCCGCAAGCGCGGCCGGCTGCCGTTCGCCGCCGCCGACACCGCGCTGGCCGCCGAGCTCGCCGGGCGCGCCGCGACCTGCGTCGACAACGCCTGCCAGTACCGGCGCGAGCACCGCACCGCGACCGCGCTGAAGGCCGGGCTGCTGCCCGCCGGGATCACCGTCCCGCCCGGCCTGGAGATCGCGCACCGCTACCGGCCGGCGCGCAGCGGCGTCGGCGGCGACTGGTACGACGTGGTCCCGCTGCCCGGCGACAAGGTCGCGGTCGTCATCGGCGACTCGGTCGGGCACGGTGTCACCGCCGCCGCCGCGATGGGGCAGCTGCGGGTCGCCGCGCACACCCTGGCCAGCTGCGAGTTCCCGCCCGCCGAGGTGCTGGAGCGGCTCGACTCCATCGCCCAGGGCCTGGACGCCGCCCAGTTCGCGACGTGCCTGTGCATGGTGTGCGACCCGGCGACGCTGCGCTGCGAGGTGGCGTGCGCGGGGCATCCGCCCCCGCTGCTGGCGCTGCCCGACGGGACGGCGCGGCGGTTCGCGTTCCCGCACGGGCTGCCGCTCGGCGTGTCCGACTGCGACCACCCGCCCGCCTACGAGCAGCTGGCGGCGGAGATCCCGGCGGGGGCCACCCTGGCGTTCTACACCGACGGGCTGGTGGAGAGCCGCATGCGCAACGTGGACGAGGGCATCGCCCGGCTCGCGTCGGCGCTGGTCGCCTCCCAGTCGCAGTCGCTGGAGGACACCGCCGACGGTGTCCTGGCCCTGCTGTCCGACCAGCAGGGCCACGACGACATCGCGCTGCTCCTGATCCGCCCGGCGCCCTGA
- a CDS encoding DUF2252 domain-containing protein: MASITEELRGRDPKERRAQIVDVLVDAFSDLMERSPAEFRRRFRKMASDPFAFYRGSACLFYADIAGDDDPWADERTSRVWIQGDLHAQNFGTYMNDDGVFVFDVNDYDEAYVGHFTWDVKRLVASLALLAWQKAISDADIRRLIEAYVRAYVDQVRHFAAHEGDEKFALTLDTTDGYVRDVLVAAMGGTRIGLLAEMTVVDGADRRFRDRPGVRRLGDAERAEVEAAYREYLATIPAEKRFGSLTYQVKDIVGASGFGIGSAGLSAYNILVEGNTQALENDVVLSMKQGNVAAPSRVVHDERIRAYFQHHGHRTAVSRRALQANSDPWLGHTQIGGVGYVVQELSPYEEDLDWGGLTEPEDMLSVLDDLGRATAKVHCVSDTDSDHTLVGFQVEDAINAVIGPDESAFVEAMVAFGTRYAEIVRDDHTYFVDAFRNHEIPGL; the protein is encoded by the coding sequence ATGGCGAGCATCACCGAGGAGCTGCGCGGGCGCGACCCCAAGGAGCGCCGGGCGCAGATCGTCGACGTCCTGGTCGACGCGTTCTCGGACCTGATGGAGCGCAGCCCCGCCGAGTTCCGCCGCCGCTTCCGCAAGATGGCCTCCGACCCGTTCGCGTTCTACCGGGGCAGCGCCTGCCTGTTCTACGCCGACATCGCCGGCGACGACGACCCGTGGGCCGACGAGCGCACCTCCCGCGTATGGATCCAGGGCGACCTGCACGCGCAGAACTTCGGCACCTACATGAACGACGACGGCGTGTTCGTGTTCGACGTCAACGACTACGACGAGGCCTACGTCGGGCACTTCACCTGGGACGTCAAGCGGCTCGTCGCGAGCCTGGCGCTGCTGGCCTGGCAGAAGGCGATCTCCGACGCCGACATCCGCCGGCTCATCGAGGCCTACGTGCGCGCCTACGTCGACCAGGTCCGGCACTTCGCCGCGCACGAGGGCGACGAGAAGTTCGCGCTGACCCTCGACACCACCGACGGGTACGTCCGGGACGTGCTCGTCGCCGCGATGGGCGGCACCCGGATCGGGCTGCTGGCGGAGATGACGGTCGTGGACGGCGCCGACCGCCGCTTCCGGGACCGGCCCGGCGTCCGCCGCCTCGGCGACGCCGAGCGCGCCGAGGTCGAGGCCGCCTACCGGGAGTACCTGGCGACGATCCCCGCCGAGAAGCGGTTCGGCAGCCTCACCTACCAGGTCAAGGACATCGTCGGCGCGTCCGGGTTCGGCATCGGCTCGGCCGGGCTGTCGGCCTACAACATCCTGGTCGAGGGCAACACCCAGGCGCTGGAGAACGACGTCGTCCTGTCGATGAAGCAGGGCAACGTCGCCGCGCCGAGCCGCGTCGTCCACGACGAGCGCATCCGCGCCTACTTCCAGCACCACGGGCACCGCACCGCCGTGTCGCGCCGCGCGCTGCAGGCCAACAGCGACCCGTGGCTCGGCCACACGCAGATCGGCGGCGTCGGCTACGTCGTGCAGGAGCTGTCCCCCTACGAGGAGGACCTCGACTGGGGCGGCCTCACCGAGCCCGAGGACATGCTCTCGGTGCTGGACGACCTCGGCCGCGCCACCGCCAAGGTGCACTGCGTGTCCGACACCGACTCCGACCACACCCTCGTCGGGTTCCAGGTCGAGGACGCCATCAACGCCGTGATCGGCCCGGACGAGTCGGCGTTCGTCGAGGCGATGGTGGCGTTCGGCACCCGGTACGCCGAGATCGTCCGCGACGACCACACCTACTTCGTCGACGCCTTCCGCAACCACGAGATCCCCGGCCTGTAG
- a CDS encoding zinc-binding dehydrogenase: MTDGGTALTGTGTGGGGAAGGGTAVGLHRVLEPAGVLPQAAHRLDTDPRIRPDEVRIGVERLNLDAASYRQLHTAHGGDPGAIRAEVLRIIGERGKMHNPVTGSGGMLVGVVEEAGPESPLGLEPGDRVATLVSLTLTPLAVTDGLAGWDGLSEQVPARGHAILFARSIAAVLPGDLPVPLALAVMDVCGAPALTARVVAARSAPAVAVLGAAGKSGCLALAAARRAGASRVIGLVPTAEEEDRLTAAGLADTVVRADARDPVAVAAAVGEPVDVTVVCVDVPGCEHGAILATAPGGTIVFFSMATSFPAAALGAEGLAADVTMLIGNGYVPGHAETALDLVRTEPAVRALFTSRTGPDSAQ, from the coding sequence ATGACCGACGGCGGGACGGCCCTCACGGGCACGGGCACGGGCGGGGGCGGTGCCGCGGGCGGGGGCACGGCGGTGGGGCTGCACCGGGTGCTGGAGCCCGCGGGCGTGCTGCCGCAGGCGGCGCACCGCCTCGACACCGACCCGCGGATCCGGCCCGACGAGGTCCGCATCGGCGTCGAGCGGCTCAACCTGGACGCCGCGTCCTACCGGCAGCTGCACACCGCGCACGGCGGCGACCCCGGCGCGATCCGCGCCGAGGTGCTGCGGATCATCGGCGAGCGCGGCAAGATGCACAACCCCGTCACCGGGTCGGGCGGCATGCTCGTCGGCGTGGTCGAGGAGGCCGGGCCGGAGTCGCCGCTCGGCCTGGAGCCCGGCGACCGCGTCGCCACCCTCGTCTCCCTCACCCTCACCCCCCTGGCCGTCACCGACGGCCTCGCCGGCTGGGACGGGCTGTCGGAGCAGGTGCCCGCCCGCGGCCACGCGATCCTGTTCGCCCGCTCCATCGCCGCCGTCCTGCCCGGCGACCTGCCGGTCCCGCTGGCGCTCGCCGTCATGGACGTCTGCGGCGCCCCCGCCCTCACCGCCCGGGTCGTCGCCGCCCGCAGCGCCCCGGCGGTCGCGGTGCTCGGCGCCGCCGGCAAGTCCGGCTGCCTGGCGCTGGCCGCCGCGCGCCGCGCCGGCGCGTCCCGCGTGATCGGGCTCGTGCCCACCGCCGAGGAGGAGGACCGCCTCACCGCGGCCGGCCTCGCCGACACCGTCGTGCGCGCCGACGCCCGCGACCCCGTCGCCGTCGCCGCCGCCGTCGGCGAGCCGGTCGACGTCACCGTCGTGTGCGTGGACGTCCCCGGCTGCGAGCACGGCGCGATCCTCGCCACCGCGCCCGGCGGCACCATCGTGTTCTTCTCCATGGCGACCTCGTTCCCCGCCGCCGCGCTCGGCGCCGAGGGCCTCGCCGCCGACGTCACGATGCTCATCGGGAACGGGTACGTCCCCGGGCACGCCGAGACCGCCCTCGACCTGGTCCGGACGGAACCGGCGGTGCGCGCGCTGTTCACCTCCCGGACGGGTCCGGATTCGGCACAATGA
- a CDS encoding KamA family radical SAM protein, whose product MTTALHPDAAGARTSDGTARQPYAYRRRPLEEPDWRRLPGWRDVTEAEWESAQWQRAHCVKNARQLRQVMGDRLDESFYADLERDHAERATMSMLLPPQMLNTMDSSSTDAFYADPVRRYMLPVLSDRRTDWPSHPLATRDSLHEAEMWAVEGLTHRYPTKVLAELLPTCPQYCGHCTRMDLVGNSTPNVDKHKFTIKPPDRLGAMLDYLRRTPGVRDVVVSGGDVANLPWPRLESFVASLLEIDSIRDIRLASKALMGLPQHWLQDDVRAGMERLAATAHERGAQIAIHTHVNAAQSVTPLVARAARAMLDTGIRDVRNQGVLLRGVNDTPEALLDLSFALLDEAGIMPYYLYMCDMIPNSEHWRLAVWEAQELQHAIMGYLPGFATPRIVCDVPYVGKRWVHQLADYDRERGVSYWTKNYRTGLELSDPDALERRYEYHDPIHTLPEAGRAWWRERSSAA is encoded by the coding sequence ATGACCACTGCCCTGCACCCGGACGCGGCCGGCGCCCGCACGTCCGACGGCACCGCACGCCAGCCGTACGCCTACCGGCGCCGGCCCCTGGAGGAGCCCGACTGGCGGCGCCTGCCCGGCTGGCGGGACGTCACCGAGGCCGAGTGGGAGTCGGCGCAGTGGCAGCGCGCCCACTGCGTGAAGAACGCGCGGCAGCTCCGGCAGGTCATGGGCGACCGGCTGGACGAGTCCTTCTACGCCGACCTGGAGCGCGACCACGCCGAGCGCGCCACGATGTCGATGCTGCTGCCGCCGCAGATGCTCAACACGATGGACTCCTCCTCCACCGACGCCTTCTACGCCGACCCCGTGCGGCGCTACATGCTCCCGGTGCTCAGCGACCGGCGCACCGACTGGCCGTCGCACCCGCTGGCGACCCGCGACTCGCTGCACGAGGCCGAGATGTGGGCGGTCGAGGGCCTCACCCACCGCTACCCCACCAAGGTGCTGGCCGAACTCCTGCCGACCTGCCCGCAGTACTGCGGCCACTGCACCCGGATGGACCTGGTCGGCAACTCCACGCCGAACGTCGACAAGCACAAGTTCACGATCAAGCCGCCGGACCGGCTCGGCGCGATGCTCGACTACCTGCGCCGCACCCCCGGCGTCCGCGACGTGGTCGTGTCCGGCGGCGACGTCGCCAACCTGCCCTGGCCGCGGCTGGAGTCGTTCGTCGCGTCCCTGCTGGAGATCGACAGCATCCGCGACATCCGGCTGGCCAGCAAGGCGCTCATGGGCCTGCCGCAGCACTGGCTGCAGGACGACGTCCGCGCCGGCATGGAGCGCCTGGCCGCCACCGCGCACGAGCGCGGCGCGCAGATCGCGATCCACACCCACGTCAACGCCGCCCAGTCGGTGACGCCGCTGGTCGCCCGGGCGGCCCGCGCGATGCTCGACACCGGCATCCGCGACGTCCGCAACCAGGGGGTGCTGCTGCGCGGCGTCAACGACACGCCGGAGGCGCTGCTCGACCTGTCGTTCGCGCTGCTCGACGAGGCCGGGATCATGCCGTACTACCTGTACATGTGCGACATGATCCCCAACAGCGAGCACTGGCGGCTCGCCGTCTGGGAGGCGCAGGAGCTGCAGCACGCGATCATGGGCTACCTGCCCGGCTTCGCCACCCCGCGCATCGTCTGCGACGTCCCCTACGTCGGCAAGCGGTGGGTGCACCAGCTCGCCGACTACGACCGCGAGCGCGGCGTCTCCTACTGGACGAAGAACTACCGCACCGGCCTGGAGCTGTCCGACCCGGACGCGCTGGAGCGCCGCTACGAGTACCACGACCCGATCCACACGCTGCCGGAGGCGGGCCGGGCATGGTGGCGGGAACGTTCCAGCGCCGCGTGA
- a CDS encoding cytochrome P450 yields MTTEPAAAALTAADLADDPHPHLARLRERDPVALVPALGGRLVTSRELALRVLRDPATFTVDDPRFSTAQVVGPSMLSLDGPAHTRHRDPFARPFRPARTRERFTAFVEAEAARLVDGLAPGGRAELRGALAGPLAVAVVTEALGLEGVDAATVRSWYGAFVDAVSAITAGGTAPMAAAEAYRLLTAAVEEAITASRPGSLLAEAARDEAGLATAEVVANAAILMFGGIDTTEGMIANAVLHLLEHPGQLRLVRDDPGLLPAAIEESLRLEPAAAVVDRYAVRDTELGGTAIRAGELVRVSITAANRDPAVFPDPDRFEVRRANAAEHLAFAHGPHFCFGAHLARLETRTALGALLGRLPGLRLDPGRPARAQGLVFRKPPRLDVRWDR; encoded by the coding sequence ATGACGACCGAGCCCGCCGCCGCCGCGCTGACCGCCGCCGACCTGGCGGACGACCCGCACCCGCACCTCGCGCGGCTGCGCGAGCGCGACCCCGTCGCCCTCGTCCCCGCCCTGGGCGGCCGGCTGGTGACCTCCCGCGAGCTGGCCCTGCGGGTGTTGCGCGACCCCGCGACCTTCACCGTGGACGACCCGCGCTTCTCCACCGCCCAGGTCGTCGGGCCCAGCATGCTGTCGCTGGACGGCCCCGCCCACACCCGGCACCGCGACCCGTTCGCGCGGCCGTTCCGCCCGGCGCGGACCCGCGAGCGGTTCACCGCGTTCGTGGAGGCCGAGGCGGCCCGGCTGGTCGACGGCCTCGCACCCGGCGGGCGGGCCGAGCTGCGCGGCGCGCTCGCCGGGCCGCTGGCCGTCGCGGTCGTCACCGAGGCGCTCGGCCTGGAGGGCGTGGACGCGGCGACCGTCCGGTCCTGGTACGGGGCGTTCGTGGACGCGGTGTCGGCCATCACCGCGGGCGGCACCGCCCCGATGGCCGCGGCCGAGGCGTACCGGCTGCTCACCGCGGCCGTCGAGGAGGCGATCACCGCGTCCCGCCCCGGGTCGCTGCTGGCCGAGGCCGCCCGCGACGAGGCCGGGCTGGCCACCGCCGAGGTCGTGGCGAACGCGGCGATCCTGATGTTCGGCGGCATCGACACCACCGAGGGCATGATCGCCAACGCGGTGCTGCACCTGCTCGAGCACCCCGGCCAGCTCCGGCTCGTCCGCGACGACCCGGGCCTGCTCCCGGCGGCGATCGAGGAGTCGCTGCGGCTGGAGCCCGCCGCGGCCGTCGTCGACCGGTACGCCGTCCGCGACACCGAGCTCGGCGGCACGGCGATCCGCGCGGGCGAGCTGGTGCGGGTGTCGATCACCGCCGCCAACCGCGACCCGGCGGTCTTCCCCGACCCCGACCGCTTCGAGGTGCGGCGCGCCAACGCCGCCGAGCACCTGGCGTTCGCGCACGGCCCGCACTTCTGCTTCGGCGCCCACCTGGCCCGGCTGGAGACCCGGACGGCGCTCGGCGCGCTGCTCGGCCGGCTGCCCGGGCTGCGCCTGGACCCCGGCCGCCCGGCCCGCGCGCAGGGGCTGGTGTTCCGCAAGCCGCCGCGCCTCGACGTCCGCTGGGACCGCTGA
- a CDS encoding DUF3616 domain-containing protein, translated as MIVERRVELRFGAESREAGTHTNLSAVRQDGRCLWVAGDETATIERLTAVLDGDGRVTGYDGQATVALADLVPLPAGPDEEADIEGLARANGWLWAIGSHSLKRKKVKPGQSAAKARKRLATVVREDNRFILARLPLVTGEDGLPAVVREDGGRTAAVLGLDKDSLTDLLEDDPHLAPFLGIPSKDNGIDIEGIAAHGDRLYIGLRGPVLRGWAVLVEIRPGTDPRDPRRLRPLPLGGDGGDDGDDGDGDGGDLYRTHFLDLGGLGIRDLCPHGDDLLVLTGPSMDLDGPVRVVRWRGAARADAAGIVPAGELETLGDLPYGDGDDHAEGIAVLDEPGTRVLVVYDSPSPARLTAGGGVLADVVALPE; from the coding sequence ATGATCGTGGAACGCCGGGTCGAACTCCGCTTCGGAGCGGAAAGCCGGGAAGCCGGGACGCACACCAACCTGTCGGCCGTGCGGCAGGACGGCCGCTGCCTGTGGGTGGCGGGCGACGAGACCGCCACCATCGAGCGGCTCACCGCCGTGCTGGACGGCGACGGCCGCGTCACCGGCTACGACGGGCAGGCCACGGTCGCGCTCGCCGACCTCGTCCCGCTGCCCGCCGGCCCCGACGAGGAGGCCGACATCGAGGGCCTCGCGCGGGCCAACGGCTGGCTGTGGGCGATCGGGTCGCACAGCCTCAAGCGCAAGAAGGTCAAGCCGGGGCAGAGCGCGGCGAAGGCCCGCAAGCGGCTGGCCACCGTCGTCCGCGAGGACAACCGCTTCATCCTGGCGCGCCTCCCCCTGGTCACCGGCGAGGACGGGCTGCCCGCCGTCGTCCGCGAGGACGGCGGCCGCACCGCCGCCGTGCTCGGCCTGGACAAGGACTCCCTCACCGACCTGCTGGAGGACGACCCCCACCTCGCGCCGTTCCTCGGCATCCCGAGCAAGGACAACGGCATCGACATCGAGGGCATCGCCGCGCACGGCGACCGGCTCTACATCGGGCTGCGCGGCCCGGTGCTGCGCGGCTGGGCGGTGCTGGTGGAGATCCGCCCTGGCACCGACCCCCGCGACCCGCGCAGGCTGCGCCCGCTCCCCCTCGGCGGCGACGGCGGGGACGACGGGGACGACGGGGACGGGGACGGCGGCGACCTGTACCGGACGCACTTCCTCGACCTCGGCGGCCTCGGCATCCGGGACCTGTGCCCGCACGGCGACGACCTGCTCGTCCTCACCGGGCCGAGCATGGACCTCGACGGCCCGGTGCGGGTCGTGCGCTGGCGCGGCGCGGCCCGCGCGGACGCCGCCGGGATCGTCCCGGCCGGGGAGCTGGAGACGCTGGGCGACCTGCCCTACGGCGACGGCGACGACCACGCCGAGGGCATCGCCGTGCTGGACGAGCCGGGCACCCGCGTCCTGGTCGTCTACGACAGCCCCTCCCCCGCGCGGCTCACCGCCGGCGGCGGCGTGCTCGCCGACGTGGTCGCGCTACCCGAATAA